A region from the Cannabis sativa cultivar Pink pepper isolate KNU-18-1 chromosome 9, ASM2916894v1, whole genome shotgun sequence genome encodes:
- the LOC115723376 gene encoding uncharacterized protein LOC115723376 isoform X4 has protein sequence MLEMTEEVCPMEDALLALLDNLVGPVLPARFITDNPPLSHQQVVAKQVHAVVLLYNYYHRKKCPKLDFLGFESFCKLAVVLKPALLVHFKLTQMKNYMKLDDLENHLSPTEKSIMQACDISTALDASRKDPIVEGWPITKVAVFLIDLKKENCLLLDSVTQGVYSVIEKDVEASNQSLRSTMGKSQTCKRNKVIQKIPKVEPGTNSTDFQQLAYLAVLEATGVNQTDLTILEDHVVYSDSKEKAAVQFYIMQAKSVTENIIQFPIKDVIDSLQGPLVRKISGNWTVTPVVEYFHLLPYGGILLNWMKRQGKSPERTTIPRTLAENKIQVNFHAGGIREVNSHKTTATDLKSPKDEDAIGFSNASNEPGIKFEMDLTTKSNSSDCAIEKASFGNRISDISSGQNGFGCRAMVAYHSNGISDKGGNCYHTLATYQSSSQHLEKIQSVMASKHNLMTETALKLLRSRRNKLSLKLRDIEDEIAEYDRKMETIINGGEDDLQLVLESLIEGGNEESQRSAADHVRTNQRVEDTLDNKRKRLSEAILSTRNARQELDDICDANNWILPIYHINPAQGGYIANVSIQGAGFECSSEGEVHSSRGEARESAAALILVKLRMIATRSLDN, from the exons ATGCTGGAAATGACAGAAGAAGTATGTCCAATGGAGGACGCTCTTCTTGCACTTTTAGATAACTTAGTTGGCCCAGTGCTGCCAGCTAGATTTATTACGGATAACCCTCCTTTATCTCATCAGCAAGTTGTTGCAAAACAG GTACATGCTGTAGTGTTATTGTACAACTACTACCATCGAAAAAAATGCCCAAAGCTAGATTTTCTTGGTTTCGAATCATTTTGCAAGTTGGCTGTGGTTTTAAAACCAGCATTATTGGTGCATTTCAAACTGACACAAATGAAAAACTATATGAAGTTAGATGATCTGGAGAACCATCTATCACCAACAGAGAAGTCAATTATGCAAGCCTGTGATATATCTACAGCATTAGATGCATCAAGAAAAGACCCCATTGTTGAAGGATGGCCAATTACTAAAGTTGCAGTATTTTTGATTGACTTGAAGAAAGAGAATTGTTTGTTACTAGATAGTGTGACTCAAGGGGTTTATTCAGTGATTGAAAAAGATGTAGAGGCCTCAAACCAAAGTTTAAGGAGTACAATGGGGAAATCTCAAACATGTAAAAGGAACAAAGTAATTCAAAAAATTCCAAAAGTTGAACCCGGGACTAATTCAACTGATTTTCAGCAACTTGCTTATTTAGCTGTCTTGGAAGCTACAG GTGTTAATCAGACAGATCTGACAATTTTGGAAGACCATGTTGTGTATTCTGATAGTAAAGAAAAGGCAGCGGTGCAGTTTTACATCATGCAAGCCAAATCAGTCACAGAAAATATTATTCAATTTCCCATCAAAGATGTCATTGACAG TCTGCAGGGTCCTTTGGTTAGAAAGATCTCTGGAAATTGGACAGTTACCCCAGTTGTTGAATATTTCCATCTTCTTCCTTATGGTGGGATTTTATTAAATTGGATGAAAAG GCAGGGAAAAAGCCCTGAAAGGACGACAATTCCAAGGACATTGgcagaaaataaaattcaagttAATTTTCATGCTGGTGGCATAAGAGAAGTTAATAGCCACAAGACAACTGCAACTGATCTCAAATCACCAAAGGATGAAGATGCTATTGGCTTTTCCAATGCTTCTAACGAGCCTGGTATCAAG TTTGAGATGGACTTAACAACAAAGTCAAACAGTTCTGACTGTGCAATTGAGAAGGCTTCTTTTGGAAATAGAATCAGTGACATCTCAAGCGGTCAAAATGGATTTGGTTGCCGTGCAATGGTTGCTTATCATTCCAACGGCATATCAGATAAAGGAGGAAATTGTTATCATACATTGGCCACTTATCAATCTTCTTCTCAGCATCTTGAGAAGATACAAAGTGTCATGGCTTCGAAACACAACTTAATGACCGAGACTGCCTTAAAACTTCTCAGAAGTAGAAGAAATAAGCTG TCTTTGAAGTTGCGGGATATAGAGGATGAGATTGCTGAGTATGATAGAAAAATGGAGACAATTATAAATG GTGGTGAAGATGACCTTCAGCTGGTGTTAGAATCCCTCATTGAAGGTGGTAATGAGGAAAGCCAACGAAGTGCTGCTGACCATGTAAGGACTAATCAACGGGTTGAAGACACGTTAGACAACAAGAGAAAGAGGTTGTCAGAAGCCATTCTTAGCACACGAAATGCTCGCCAG GAATTGGATGATATTTGTGATGCAAACAATTGGATATTACCCATCTACCACATAAACCCAGCCCAAG GTGGATACATAGCCAATGTAAGCATACAAGGAGCAGGTTTCGAATGCTCAAGTGAGGGAGAGGTGCATTCAAGTCGCGGGGAAGCACGAGAATCGGCTGCTGCACTCATCTTGGTGAAGTTGCGCATGATAGCAACTCGGTCTCTAGATAATTAG